The Litchfieldia alkalitelluris genome has a window encoding:
- a CDS encoding alpha/beta hydrolase family protein, translating into MSSYQKEIVKIKHLGREIYTVSYMPNSKEKCPVVIFSHGFNGTNVDFAMNSDYLAKNGVGAICFDFCGGSVHSKSDLETNEMSIFTEKEDLCAVVETIKNWEYVDPDNIFLFGGSQGGLVSALVADEYAEEIKGLLLLYPALCIADDWNKRFPTLASIPDSLEVWGVLLGKIYFEYIHNFNVFDHIGKFNKNVLIFHGDQDEIVTLEYGKKAEMVYPHARIEVFPGEGHGFSEESKKKSLR; encoded by the coding sequence GTGAGTAGTTACCAAAAAGAAATTGTGAAGATTAAACACCTTGGGAGAGAAATTTATACCGTCTCTTACATGCCTAATAGTAAGGAAAAGTGTCCTGTCGTCATTTTCAGCCACGGTTTTAATGGAACCAACGTAGATTTTGCTATGAATAGTGACTATTTGGCAAAAAATGGGGTGGGTGCAATCTGCTTCGATTTTTGTGGTGGCTCCGTCCATTCAAAGAGTGACCTTGAGACGAATGAAATGTCTATTTTTACTGAAAAAGAAGATCTATGTGCTGTTGTTGAAACCATAAAAAACTGGGAGTATGTTGATCCTGACAATATCTTTTTATTTGGAGGAAGTCAAGGTGGATTAGTGTCAGCATTAGTAGCTGATGAATATGCAGAGGAAATAAAAGGACTGTTATTGCTGTATCCAGCGCTATGTATAGCAGATGACTGGAATAAAAGGTTTCCAACACTTGCGAGTATCCCTGATTCACTTGAGGTATGGGGAGTTCTGTTGGGGAAAATATATTTTGAATATATTCATAATTTTAATGTGTTCGACCATATTGGGAAATTCAATAAAAATGTGTTGATTTTTCATGGCGATCAGGATGAAATTGTAACACTTGAATATGGGAAGAAAGCTGAAATGGTATATCCTCATGCTAGAATTGAAGTTTTTCCAGGAGAAGGTCACGGTTTTTCAGAAGAGAGTAAAAAAAAGTCGCTGAGATGA